One Owenweeksia hongkongensis DSM 17368 genomic region harbors:
- a CDS encoding BatD family protein, which translates to MKMLRNILVIGLLLIGQLALAQVRFTAKVNKNHVGRNEEFTLEFTVNAMARNFEAPDLSDFYVLRGPSRSQSTQIINFERSEQMSISYVLRPKTTGMLSIAAATIVVDGNEYRSQPLSIKISEESPRRDDPNDPYSIAAKSAFIKVITSKNTVYQGEPFVASYKLYFNADIGRFEVLDQPDFTGFYKNDIELKTIKQDQEMYKGERFNTGIIAQMVLIPQRSGSIRPGLVEIKLPTAVPTNRRDIFGRRMTQTVEQTSTDNFPGITVKALPEKGKPSNFNGAVGDYSLDVSLSREELTANESVTLSIKISGSGNIKLVEVEKPEIPAAFEAYDPKYSENIAVNGAGMRGSKSYEYLLIPRYGGTYKIPEIKFSFFNPRTERYETLTSPEREITVTGGKPMPGATGGIASGEKEDVNFIGKDILFIKTKSGSFKKQGESFINSPGFYASLGTIGATFVGMIGFFLFTSNRKVDVTHTRSLKASKQARKHLSAAKKQMDANNTEAFYLELSSALWGYFSDKFSIPQSKLSKELIYDTLLQKGIEKPTADHVNDIMNRAEMARFTASTGSTPNADYEETALLITKIDSQV; encoded by the coding sequence ATGAAAATGTTACGCAACATATTGGTGATAGGCTTGCTTTTGATTGGGCAACTGGCGCTGGCACAAGTGCGTTTTACCGCCAAGGTGAACAAAAACCATGTGGGAAGAAACGAAGAGTTTACACTCGAGTTTACGGTAAACGCCATGGCCCGAAATTTTGAAGCCCCTGACCTTTCTGACTTTTATGTGCTCAGAGGTCCAAGCCGTTCACAATCCACACAAATCATAAACTTTGAGCGTAGCGAGCAAATGTCTATAAGCTATGTATTGCGACCCAAAACCACCGGGATGCTCAGCATTGCTGCAGCTACTATTGTGGTAGATGGTAACGAATATCGCTCGCAGCCTCTTTCAATAAAAATAAGCGAAGAAAGTCCAAGACGTGATGATCCGAATGACCCATATTCGATAGCGGCCAAAAGTGCATTTATCAAGGTAATTACTTCCAAAAACACGGTCTATCAAGGTGAACCTTTTGTGGCTTCTTACAAATTGTATTTCAATGCAGACATCGGGCGCTTTGAAGTTTTGGATCAACCTGATTTTACTGGTTTTTATAAAAATGACATTGAACTTAAAACCATAAAGCAAGATCAGGAAATGTACAAGGGCGAGCGCTTCAACACTGGAATTATTGCTCAAATGGTACTTATTCCACAGCGCAGTGGAAGCATTCGTCCGGGATTGGTTGAAATAAAATTACCTACAGCGGTACCCACCAACAGGCGCGACATTTTTGGAAGAAGAATGACGCAAACTGTTGAGCAAACTTCTACGGATAATTTCCCTGGAATTACGGTAAAAGCCCTCCCTGAAAAAGGCAAGCCATCCAACTTTAATGGTGCTGTGGGCGATTATAGCCTTGACGTTTCCCTAAGCCGAGAAGAGCTTACCGCCAATGAATCTGTTACTTTATCCATCAAGATTTCCGGTAGCGGAAACATCAAGTTGGTAGAAGTAGAAAAACCAGAAATCCCGGCAGCCTTTGAAGCTTATGACCCAAAATATTCTGAAAATATTGCGGTAAACGGAGCAGGAATGCGCGGAAGTAAATCCTACGAATATCTTCTTATTCCGCGCTATGGCGGCACGTACAAGATTCCAGAAATCAAGTTCAGTTTCTTTAACCCACGCACCGAGCGCTACGAAACTTTGACTTCTCCTGAAAGGGAAATAACCGTGACCGGTGGCAAACCGATGCCCGGAGCAACTGGAGGAATCGCCTCTGGCGAGAAAGAAGATGTAAACTTTATTGGGAAAGATATTCTCTTCATTAAAACCAAAAGTGGAAGCTTTAAAAAGCAAGGTGAAAGCTTTATCAATAGTCCAGGCTTTTATGCAAGCCTAGGTACTATTGGGGCCACTTTCGTGGGAATGATTGGCTTTTTCCTGTTTACGAGCAATCGCAAAGTAGATGTAACTCACACGCGCAGCTTGAAGGCAAGTAAGCAGGCTCGCAAGCACCTGAGCGCTGCCAAAAAGCAAATGGATGCCAACAATACCGAAGCGTTTTATTTGGAATTGAGCTCAGCGCTTTGGGGCTACTTTTCTGATAAATTCAGCATTCCGCAAAGCAAATTGAGCAAGGAGCTTATTTACGATACACTCCTGCAAAAGGGAATTGAGAAACCCACTGCCGACCATGTAAACGATATTATGAACCGAGCAGAAATGGCCCGATTTACAGCTTCTACAGGAAGTACGCCCAATGCAGATTATGAAGAAACAGCTTTGCTGATAACCAAAATTGACAGCCAAGTATGA
- a CDS encoding DUF58 domain-containing protein, which translates to MDTKELIKKVRRIEIKTRRLSNHIFSGEYHSSFKGRGMAFSEVRKYEAGDDIRSIDWNVTAKLNEPYIKVFEEERELTFMLLVDVSGSESFGSRVQLKREMITEICATLAFSAIQNNDKVGIIFFSDQIEQYIPPKKGKSHILRIIRELIELEPKSSKTDIGEALRFFSGIQKKKAIAFVLSDFMGDNYNQPLKIMAQKHDVTGIRIYDPREEELPNLGVLPLQDPETGHVHWVNTGSKALRKKLKKQFDENFGYFKNSFSKSGSGQLSIRIDESYPAKLLGYFKQKSAR; encoded by the coding sequence ATGGATACTAAAGAATTAATAAAGAAGGTAAGGCGGATTGAAATCAAGACCCGCAGACTTTCCAACCACATATTTTCGGGCGAGTACCACAGTAGCTTTAAAGGACGTGGTATGGCCTTTAGCGAAGTGCGCAAGTATGAGGCTGGTGACGATATCCGCTCAATAGACTGGAACGTAACGGCTAAGCTCAACGAACCTTATATAAAGGTTTTTGAAGAAGAACGTGAGCTTACTTTTATGCTTTTGGTAGATGTAAGTGGATCCGAATCTTTCGGCTCGCGCGTGCAGCTTAAGCGCGAAATGATTACCGAAATCTGTGCTACGCTTGCGTTTTCTGCTATTCAGAATAATGACAAAGTGGGCATCATTTTCTTTAGTGACCAGATTGAACAATACATTCCACCAAAAAAGGGAAAGTCTCATATTCTTAGAATCATCCGTGAGTTGATAGAACTTGAACCGAAAAGCAGCAAAACCGATATTGGAGAAGCTTTGCGCTTTTTCAGTGGTATTCAAAAAAAGAAAGCCATCGCCTTTGTGCTGTCTGATTTTATGGGAGATAATTACAATCAGCCCTTAAAAATAATGGCTCAAAAGCACGATGTGACGGGCATTCGTATTTATGATCCTCGTGAAGAAGAGTTACCAAACCTTGGAGTTTTACCTTTGCAAGATCCGGAAACTGGGCATGTACATTGGGTAAATACCGGTAGCAAAGCTTTGCGCAAAAAGTTGAAAAAGCAGTTTGATGAAAACTTCGGTTACTTCAAAAATTCATTTTCAAAAAGTGGCTCCGGCCAGCTTTCCATCCGAATTGATGAATCGTACCCCGCAAAATTATTAGGATACTTTAAACAAAAATCTGCACGATGA
- a CDS encoding vWA domain-containing protein yields the protein MLNYQFENIEFLWLLLIIPFLVVWQWFKNKQQSPELKFPGASLLAAQGANWLAKLRPLLYALRLIAIALVIVAMARPRTSEENSKTKSAEGIDIVMAIDVSTSMLSRDLRPNRLEATKKVASDFIQERPNDRIGMVVYAGESYTQTPLTSDHKIILNTMKDIKNGLIQDGTAIGMGLATAVNRLKESKAKSKVIILLTDGENNAGNIDPMTAAQLAEEFKIRAYTIGVGTKGTAPTPYAYDMRGNLMYRNLPVNIDEELLKNIADQTGGKYFRATDNDKLNEIYGEIDKLERTKLQELKFYSYDEKFENFALAALILFALELLLRFTVYRSFI from the coding sequence ATGCTGAATTATCAGTTTGAAAATATTGAGTTTTTGTGGCTGCTGCTGATCATTCCCTTTTTGGTTGTTTGGCAATGGTTTAAAAATAAGCAGCAATCGCCTGAATTGAAATTTCCGGGAGCTTCGCTTTTGGCTGCTCAAGGAGCCAATTGGCTGGCAAAATTGCGTCCACTACTATATGCCTTGCGGCTAATTGCCATTGCTTTGGTAATTGTAGCCATGGCTCGTCCGCGCACCTCAGAGGAAAACTCCAAAACCAAGTCAGCCGAAGGAATTGACATTGTTATGGCTATTGATGTTTCTACCAGTATGCTGTCGCGTGACTTGCGTCCAAACAGATTGGAAGCCACTAAAAAGGTAGCCTCCGATTTTATTCAAGAGCGTCCCAATGACCGCATCGGGATGGTGGTGTATGCTGGCGAAAGCTATACCCAAACTCCCCTAACGAGCGACCATAAAATTATCCTGAACACGATGAAGGATATTAAAAATGGACTTATTCAGGATGGAACAGCTATAGGTATGGGATTGGCGACTGCGGTAAACAGATTGAAAGAAAGTAAGGCCAAAAGCAAGGTGATTATTTTACTTACGGATGGTGAGAATAACGCTGGGAATATTGACCCGATGACGGCTGCGCAACTTGCAGAAGAGTTTAAAATCAGAGCCTACACTATAGGTGTGGGAACTAAAGGAACCGCCCCCACTCCATACGCCTATGATATGCGTGGCAATTTAATGTATAGAAACCTTCCGGTAAATATTGACGAGGAGCTTTTGAAAAACATTGCTGATCAAACGGGCGGGAAATATTTTAGGGCCACCGACAACGATAAGCTGAACGAGATTTACGGAGAAATTGACAAGCTGGAAAGAACCAAACTGCAGGAGTTGAAATTTTACTCTTATGATGAGAAATTTGAAAACTTCGCGTTAGCAGCCTTGATTCTATTTGCTTTGGAGCTATTATTAAGATTTACAGTTTACAGAAGTTTTATATAA
- a CDS encoding SH3 domain-containing protein, with translation MKKLLILLVLISTYQFGYSQDLKATFEEGNALYQEKKYDEALEKYKTITDAGLESAALYYNMANAYFKTNQLSQAILNYERAARLAPNDDDIRQNLSIANEATIDRFEKLPEPMIKTAYQSIFRAFQPGTWGVIALVFLMITLVGTYFYLYTTKRRQGFAIGIFSFLLGVISLWLAYAHLNNLRNYRPGIVTATSTYVKSGPGEKAEDVFILHEGTKATVTEFYDNWKKIKLPDGKIGWISAKDIVEI, from the coding sequence ATGAAAAAGCTACTCATCCTTTTAGTGTTAATCAGCACGTATCAGTTTGGCTACAGCCAAGATTTGAAGGCCACATTTGAAGAGGGAAACGCTCTTTATCAAGAGAAAAAATATGACGAGGCGCTGGAAAAATACAAAACCATAACAGACGCTGGACTGGAAAGCGCGGCTTTGTATTATAACATGGCCAATGCTTATTTTAAAACCAATCAGCTCTCACAAGCCATTCTTAATTATGAGCGGGCAGCACGATTGGCGCCCAATGATGATGACATTCGTCAGAACCTCAGCATTGCCAACGAAGCCACTATTGACCGCTTTGAGAAGCTTCCTGAACCGATGATTAAAACGGCCTATCAATCTATATTCCGTGCTTTTCAACCTGGAACCTGGGGAGTGATTGCCTTGGTGTTTTTGATGATAACGCTTGTGGGAACTTATTTCTACCTCTACACCACTAAGCGCAGGCAAGGTTTTGCCATTGGTATTTTCAGTTTCCTTCTGGGAGTTATTTCACTTTGGTTGGCCTATGCACATTTGAACAATCTTAGAAACTACCGCCCAGGAATAGTTACAGCAACCAGTACTTACGTGAAAAGCGGTCCAGGTGAAAAAGCCGAAGACGTGTTTATTTTGCATGAAGGCACCAAAGCCACCGTTACCGAGTTTTATGACAATTGGAAAAAGATAAAACTGCCTGATGGCAAGATTGGCTGGATTTCGGCCAAGGACATTGTGGAAATATAG
- a CDS encoding tetratricopeptide repeat protein, with translation MRISLSILFCLLQLAVFGQKYNSGLKEGNQLYKEGKYDEAEVNYRKALEAQPEDDIKGAFNLGDALYKQERYEEATQQFAKVAATAQDKEEKAKAFHNLGNSLAKEEKYKEAIESYKNAMKLNPKDNETRYNLAKTMKQLQQQQQQQQNQENQDDQDQDKEDQDKQNQDKNDQKNQDNKDNQDQQNQDKQDENQDDKSDPKDGKGDDKKDEEQEGKQPPQPKKGQISREDAERLLNALSKEEQDVQKKVNEEKIKGVPIKSEKDW, from the coding sequence ATGAGAATAAGTCTTAGCATATTATTTTGCCTGTTACAACTGGCCGTTTTTGGTCAGAAATACAACAGTGGCCTGAAGGAGGGAAACCAACTTTATAAAGAAGGGAAGTATGACGAAGCCGAAGTAAACTATCGCAAGGCTTTGGAGGCTCAACCGGAAGATGATATAAAGGGTGCCTTTAACCTTGGTGATGCTCTTTACAAACAAGAGCGTTATGAAGAAGCCACTCAGCAATTTGCAAAAGTGGCAGCTACCGCTCAGGATAAAGAAGAAAAGGCCAAAGCTTTTCACAATTTGGGTAACTCATTGGCCAAAGAAGAAAAATATAAAGAGGCCATTGAATCGTACAAAAATGCGATGAAGCTGAACCCGAAAGACAATGAGACCCGATATAATCTGGCGAAGACCATGAAGCAGCTGCAACAACAGCAGCAACAGCAACAAAACCAGGAAAATCAGGACGACCAGGATCAGGACAAGGAGGATCAAGACAAGCAGAATCAGGATAAAAACGACCAGAAAAACCAAGACAACAAGGATAACCAGGATCAGCAAAATCAGGATAAGCAAGACGAAAACCAAGATGACAAGAGTGACCCTAAAGATGGAAAAGGGGACGATAAAAAGGATGAGGAACAAGAAGGCAAGCAGCCACCTCAACCCAAAAAAGGACAGATTTCAAGAGAAGATGCTGAGCGCTTGCTAAATGCTTTGAGCAAAGAAGAGCAGGATGTGCAGAAAAAAGTAAATGAAGAAAAAATTAAGGGAGTTCCCATCAAATCAGAAAAGGACTGGTAA
- a CDS encoding VWA domain-containing protein: MYELDHPYYFYLLAIIPVVIVLYLALALWKKRARKSFGDPELLEKLAPERSSIKGMIKLILALLIIASLSVGLVNPKIGTSLETVKREGVDIVFAIDVSKSMLAEDVRPNRLEKAKQLVSRTLDNLVSDRVGMIIYAGSAYPQLPITTDYSAARLFLKSVDTDIIPSQGTAIADALKMASSYYDDEDQKNRVLVILTDGEDHEEGVLEAAEKAKEQGIKIFTIGIGTDRGAPIPDMRNGRNIGYKKDRNGEVVVSKLNTDVLKEIASETNGAYVNGTNTREVVEFLMESISEMEKKEFEATVFADYESQFQWFLGLALLLLILDVFVLERKTQWFKKLGLFEKHENKS, translated from the coding sequence ATGTACGAACTCGACCATCCATATTACTTCTATTTACTCGCCATCATTCCGGTGGTGATTGTGCTATACCTGGCATTGGCACTTTGGAAAAAAAGAGCCAGAAAGTCATTTGGTGACCCTGAGCTTTTGGAAAAATTGGCACCCGAAAGGAGTAGCATCAAAGGAATGATAAAGCTCATTTTGGCGCTGCTCATCATCGCCTCGCTAAGTGTTGGTTTGGTTAACCCAAAAATTGGCACCAGCCTGGAAACCGTGAAACGCGAGGGCGTGGACATTGTATTTGCCATTGACGTGAGTAAAAGTATGCTGGCCGAAGATGTGCGTCCCAACCGATTGGAGAAAGCCAAACAACTGGTTTCGCGCACGCTTGATAATTTGGTGAGTGACCGTGTGGGAATGATAATTTATGCAGGTAGTGCTTACCCGCAATTGCCCATCACCACCGATTATAGTGCGGCCCGTTTGTTTTTAAAATCAGTTGACACCGACATTATCCCTTCGCAGGGAACTGCCATAGCTGATGCGCTAAAAATGGCTAGCTCCTATTATGATGATGAAGATCAAAAGAATCGCGTACTGGTTATTCTTACCGATGGTGAAGACCATGAAGAAGGCGTGCTGGAGGCTGCAGAAAAAGCAAAAGAACAAGGCATAAAAATCTTTACCATAGGAATTGGAACCGACCGTGGGGCGCCAATTCCTGATATGAGAAATGGTCGCAATATTGGTTATAAGAAAGATAGGAATGGTGAAGTGGTAGTTTCTAAACTAAACACTGACGTACTAAAAGAAATTGCCTCAGAAACCAATGGTGCTTACGTAAATGGGACCAATACCCGCGAGGTTGTAGAGTTTTTGATGGAGTCCATCAGCGAAATGGAAAAGAAAGAATTTGAAGCTACCGTGTTTGCTGATTACGAATCTCAATTTCAATGGTTTTTAGGTTTGGCACTTTTGTTATTGATTTTGGATGTGTTTGTATTGGAGCGCAAAACGCAATGGTTTAAAAAATTAGGTTTATTTGAGAAGCATGAGAATAAGTCTTAG
- a CDS encoding AAA family ATPase: METTRTSSEIQELNEIIKEESAFIDLLLMEINKSIIGQKTMLERLLLALLGNGHILLEGVPGLAKTLAINSLAKAIQADFSRIQFTPDLLPSDVIGTQIYNMQKNEFAIKKGPIFSNFVLADEINRAPAKVQSALLEAMQERQVTIGENTYKLPEPFLVLATQNPVEQEGTYPLPEAQSDRFMLKTVITYPKLEDERLIMRQNLSGGAEPIKAVVNTDTILNARKRVKDVYMDEKIEKYILDIVFATRNPEDYRLNSLKPLISFGASPRGSIGLANTARVYAFIKRRGYVIPEDVRAVAHDVLRHRIGITYEAEAENVTSEDIISQILDRVEVP, translated from the coding sequence ATGGAAACAACCCGTACAAGCTCTGAAATTCAAGAACTTAACGAAATCATCAAGGAAGAGAGTGCATTTATAGACCTCCTGTTAATGGAGATCAACAAATCCATTATTGGGCAAAAAACGATGCTCGAGCGATTGTTGCTTGCTCTTTTAGGAAACGGACACATTTTATTAGAAGGTGTTCCGGGGCTTGCAAAAACGCTTGCCATTAACTCTTTGGCAAAGGCTATTCAGGCTGATTTTAGCCGTATTCAGTTTACTCCTGATCTTCTGCCTTCTGATGTAATCGGTACTCAGATTTACAATATGCAGAAGAATGAGTTTGCCATAAAGAAAGGGCCCATCTTCTCAAACTTTGTATTGGCAGATGAGATCAACCGTGCTCCAGCTAAAGTGCAAAGTGCACTGCTTGAAGCCATGCAGGAAAGACAGGTAACTATTGGTGAAAACACTTATAAACTCCCAGAACCGTTTTTGGTATTGGCCACGCAAAACCCTGTAGAGCAAGAAGGAACTTATCCTTTGCCTGAAGCGCAGAGTGACCGTTTTATGCTTAAAACCGTTATCACTTATCCGAAGCTTGAGGACGAAAGGTTGATCATGCGTCAAAACCTGAGTGGAGGCGCAGAACCTATAAAAGCAGTGGTAAATACGGATACAATCCTAAACGCACGTAAGCGCGTGAAGGATGTATATATGGATGAAAAAATTGAGAAATACATTCTTGACATAGTTTTTGCCACACGTAACCCTGAAGATTACCGCTTAAATTCTTTGAAGCCATTAATCAGCTTTGGAGCTTCACCTCGTGGTAGCATCGGCTTGGCAAATACCGCCCGTGTGTATGCCTTTATTAAGAGAAGAGGCTACGTAATTCCTGAAGATGTGCGTGCCGTGGCGCATGATGTGCTTCGTCACCGTATCGGAATCACCTATGAGGCTGAAGCCGAAAACGTAACCAGCGAAGACATTATTAGTCAAATCCTGGATCGTGTTGAAGTACCATAG
- a CDS encoding BatD family protein, with the protein MKKLFSILTLLFTTLAWAQPVRFSAEIDTNRILIGDQFTLQLKGEVNEGTNFEWPIIPDTISGLDFVDISKIDTTLKDGIWQLSQKLTLTSFDSGYVAIPPLTLKANGEEASSQAVAVVVAFPELVEEQDYYDIKEPLEPPFNWMPILIGVGILIVLAVGIWLFIKWWKKRKANKELTPEQMMSPYEYAQLQLSEIEKDQLLQSGKIKEYYSRLTDVMRLYMERQMNINAMESTADELIDKMKELRLATELKEKIDRLLHLSALVKYAKEKPSVSQNEEALVTVKHFLEQTKPAEKEENAELSV; encoded by the coding sequence ATGAAGAAACTGTTTAGCATCCTTACTCTATTATTCACCACCCTTGCGTGGGCACAGCCCGTGCGCTTTTCAGCGGAAATTGACACCAATAGAATTTTAATTGGAGATCAATTTACGCTACAGCTAAAAGGTGAAGTAAATGAAGGGACCAACTTTGAATGGCCTATAATTCCAGACACCATTTCAGGTTTGGACTTTGTAGATATTTCAAAAATTGACACAACTTTAAAAGATGGAATTTGGCAACTGAGCCAAAAGCTTACCCTCACTTCTTTTGACAGTGGCTATGTGGCTATTCCACCGCTTACGCTAAAAGCCAATGGCGAAGAAGCTTCTTCACAAGCCGTGGCCGTGGTCGTAGCTTTTCCTGAGCTAGTTGAGGAGCAAGATTATTACGATATAAAAGAACCACTGGAGCCACCATTTAACTGGATGCCTATTCTTATTGGAGTTGGGATACTGATTGTTTTGGCCGTTGGAATTTGGCTATTCATAAAATGGTGGAAAAAGCGCAAAGCCAACAAAGAACTTACGCCAGAGCAAATGATGTCACCGTATGAGTATGCCCAGCTTCAGCTTAGCGAAATAGAAAAAGACCAGCTCTTACAGTCTGGTAAAATCAAAGAATATTACTCTCGCCTTACTGATGTGATGCGTCTTTATATGGAGCGCCAGATGAACATCAATGCTATGGAAAGCACCGCTGACGAGCTGATTGACAAAATGAAGGAGCTACGACTGGCAACGGAATTGAAAGAGAAAATCGACCGATTGCTTCACCTGAGTGCTTTGGTAAAATATGCTAAAGAGAAACCAAGCGTATCTCAAAACGAAGAAGCCCTGGTGACCGTAAAACACTTTTTAGAACAAACTAAACCCGCGGAAAAAGAAGAAAATGCTGAATTATCAGTTTGA
- a CDS encoding GIY-YIG nuclease family protein, whose translation MPQGFVYIIYSESWGRYYVDSTQDIETRLEQHNSGRNKSTKGGVPWILKYSESFDEIAYARRRELELKKKKSRKYLEWLISSAG comes from the coding sequence ATGCCTCAAGGTTTTGTTTATATCATTTATTCTGAAAGTTGGGGTCGTTATTATGTTGACTCAACACAGGATATAGAAACCCGCCTAGAGCAGCACAATTCTGGGAGAAACAAATCTACCAAAGGTGGTGTCCCTTGGATTTTGAAATACTCGGAAAGCTTTGATGAAATTGCTTACGCCCGAAGGCGAGAACTGGAGTTAAAAAAGAAGAAAAGCCGTAAATACTTAGAATGGCTAATTAGCTCAGCTGGCTAG